A portion of the Gigantopelta aegis isolate Gae_Host chromosome 10, Gae_host_genome, whole genome shotgun sequence genome contains these proteins:
- the LOC121383054 gene encoding EP300-interacting inhibitor of differentiation 3-like has product MSKKHGESEMEVEDEDTTDGNKIQLPLEAIQDESERRDIRKNYRDFISSLQGNQQDLANPSSDSLNEKLLEADKLYEPVRMTREAALDSQALVLIANIGRQKAQALNTEFVRFQPVEFAEKLMTFVSGLDAHDDSGISRQGWCSLGQAVQPFFRRMPAFHFMAGSFERGPVQIKKNVGARKGLSEKEQTEDKATVPKQMEDFNDSDKNEATTAEVERVHRRLLEVYNEYNKLPICYFEFVTNPHSFGKTIENMFHVSFLVRDGYAKIFLDEDKLPVIEPIEVAGNMTEEERIQSKRQQVIISLTKQDWQEIIKNFNIQEPVICDRPSAQSQISDTSSMNSSGVKPKKK; this is encoded by the exons ATGTCGAAAAAGCATGGCGAAAGTGAAATGGAAGTTGAGGACGAAGACACCACCGATGGCAATAAAATTCAGCTTCCTCTTGAAGCCATTCAAGATGAAAGTGAAAGACGAGATATTAGGAAAAACTACAGAGACTTTATTTCATCCCTTCAGG GAAATCAGCAGGATCTTGCTAACCCATCATCAGATTCACTTAATGAAAAGCTTTTGGAGGCAGATAAACTTTATGAACCAG TTCGGATGACACGTGAGGCTGCACTGGATTCCCAGGCTCTTGTCCTCATTGCAAACATCGGTCGACAAAAGGCACAAGCACTAAACACAGAGTTTGTTAGATTTCAACCTGTTGAATTTGCTGAAAAATtg ATGACCTTTGTGAGTGGTTTGGATGCCCATGATGACAGTGGAATATCTCGCCAGGGTTGGTGCAGTCTGGGCCAGGCAGTGCAGCCATTCTTCAGGCGCATGCCAGCTTTCCATTTCAT GGCTGGATCGTTTGAGAGGGGGCCAGTACAGATAAAGAAAAATGTAGGTGCTAGGAAAGGTTTGAGTGAGAAGGAACAGACTGAAGATAAAGCCACCGTGCCGAAACAG ATGGAGGATTTCAATGACAGTGATAAGAATGAAGCCACAACGGCTGAGGTGGAACGAGTTCACCGGCGGTTGCTAGAAGTGTACAACGAATATAACA AGTTGCCCATTTGTTATTTTGAGTTTGTGACCAATCCCCATTCCTTTggaaaaacaatagaaaatatGTTCCATGTGTCATTTCTTGTCAGG GATGGGTATGCTAAAATATTCTTAGATGAAGATAAGCTTCCAGTAATAG AGCCTATTGAAGTGGCAGGAAACATGACCGAGGAAGAACGAATACAGAGTAAGAGGCAGCAGGTTATCATATCACTGACAAAACAGGATTGGCAA gaAATAATCAAGAATTTTAACATTCAAGAACCTGTGATCTGTGATCGTCCATCAGCACAAAGTCAAATCTCGGACACATCATCCATGAACTCATCTGGTGTAAAACCAAAGAAGAAATGA